The Duganella sp. BuS-21 sequence CCCCGCCCTTTTTGCGCCTTGAGCGACGGCGGCGGCAGCATCACGTGCTCTTGATTGTTTTCATCGTGGGACATGGGGCACTCGGATACTGTATATACGTACAGCATTCTAGGCGCTCCAAACCGCCATATCAAGGGAAATATCAAGTATCATGCCGGGCTTCGCCACAACGCGCGCCCGGCGCAGCGTTCGGCAACCTAACAGTGAGTAAAAACATGAACCATTCCAATCAACCTTTGCCGTCTTTCTTCAGCCGGATTTCGATTGCCATCGGCGCCTTCTTCCGCGCCCTGTCCGACGCTGAGTACGCCGCGCGCCTGAACCGCATCGACGCCACGCCGCAGCCGAGCGCCGCACCGGTCGCCCCTGCACCCGCACCCGCACCTGCCCCAGCGCCGGCACCCGTCCCTGCTCCGGTCACCCTGCGCGTCGCCACGCCGGACGCCGCCCTGCAACTGCTGTCGTTGTTCCAGCGCGAAGCACGCCTGATCGACTTCACCCAGGAAAACCTGAGCACCTATTCGGACGCCGACATCGGCGCCGCCGCGCGTGTGGTACACGAAGGCTGCGCCAAAGTGCTGCGCGAACACTTCACCATCCAGCCGGTACGCAGCGAAGCCGAAGGCAGCCGCATCGAACTGCCGGAAGGCTTTGACGCCGCCGCCGTGCGCCTGACCGGCAACGTGGTCGGCAAGGCGCCGTTCCGTGGCGCCTTGAGCCATCGCGGCTGGCGCTCGGCCGAAGTGCGCCTGCCGAAACTGGCGGAAGCGCATGACGCATCGATCCTGGCCCCGGCGGAGGTGGAACTGTGAGCGATCCACGTTACGCCATCGGCATCGACCTTGGCACCACCCACAGCGCGCTGTCCTATGTGAACCTGCAAGCCAGCGACGGCGAGAAAACCCAGCACGGCGTACTGGCCATTCCGCAGCTGACCGCCCCGGGCACCGTCGAAGAACTGCCGCTGCTGCCGTCCTTCCTCTACCTGCCGCACGCCGATGAACTGGCGCCGGGTGAAAACAAGCTGCCGTGGCAGCAAAACGCGGAAGAACAAACCGGCGTGGCCGGCGAGATGGCGCGCAGCCGTGGCGCCACCACGCCGATCCGCCTGGTCTCCAGCGCCAAGAGCTGGTTGAGCCATCCGGGCGTCGATCGCCGCTCCGCCCTGCTGCCGAACGACGCGCCGGAAGAAGTGACGCGCGTCTCGCCGCTGCAAGCCTCCACGCGCTACCTGTCGCACCTGCGCAAGGCGTGGGACCAGGCGCACCCTGACGCGCCGTTCGGCGAACAGTCGGTGACGGTGACGATCCCCGCCTCCTTCGATCCGGGCGCGCGCGAACTGACCGCCGAAGCGGCACGCGCCGCCGGCTACACCAACCTCACGCTGCTGGAAGAACCGCAAGCGGCCTTGTACAGCTGGATCCAGGGCAGCGAAGGCCGCTGGCGCAAGGAAGTCAAACCGGGCGATGTGATCCTGGTGGTGGACGTCGGCGGCGGCACCAGCGACTTCTCGCTGATCGCCGTGCTGGAACGCGACGGCGTGCTGGAACCGCATCGCATCGCGGTGGGCGACCATATTCTGCTCGGCGGCGACAATATGGATCTGGCGCTGGCCCATCTGGTGGCGCGCAAGCTGGCCGCCAACGGCACGCAGCTGGACGCATGGCAGATGCGCGCGCTGACCTACGGCTGCCGCAGCGCCAAGGAAAAACTGCTGGCCGATGAAACCGTGGCCACCTGGCCGATCGTGGTGCCGAGCCGGGGCTCGAAACTGATCGGCGGTTCGATCCGCACCGAACTGACGCGCGACGAAGTGACCACCTTCATCCTGGACGGCTTCTTCCCGCAGGTGGATGCGGCGGCGCGTCCGGCCGTGCGTACCCGCGCGGGCCTGACGCAGCTTGGCCTGCCGTATGCGCAGGATGCCGGCGTCACGCGCCACCTGGCGGCGTTCCTGGCGCGCCAGGTCGGTGCCACGGCGGAGCTGGAAGGCTACGCCGGCAAGCAACGCGCCGAAGTGGCGAACGCCAACGTAAGCTTCCTGCATCCGACCGCAGTGCTGTTCAACGGCGGCGTATTCAAGTCGGACCTGCTGGCGCAACGCATCATGGGCACGCTGAATGACTGGCTGTACATGGAAGGCGCGGAGCCTGCGCGCAGGCTGGCCGGCGCCGACCTGGACCTGGCGGTGGCGCGCGGCGCGGCTTACTACAGCTACGTGCGTCGCGGCAGTGGCGTGCGCATTCGCGGCGGCACGGCGCGTTCCTACTACGTGGCGATCGAGTCGGCGATGCCGGCGATTCCCGGCATGGAGCCGCCGATCCAGGCGCTGTGCGTGGCGCCGTTCGGCATGGAGGAAGGCAGCGAGATCGAATTGCCGAATCAGGAGTTCGGCCTGGTGGTGGGCGAGCCGGTGCAGTTCCGCTTCTTCGGTTCTTCCGTGCGCCGCCAGGACCAGATCGGCGACCTGCTCGATTTCTGGGGCCCGGATGAACTGATCGAGATGAATCAGATCCAGGCCAACCTGTCGCCGGAAGGCCGTCAGGCCGGCGATGTGGTGCAAGTGCGACTGCATGCGATGGCGACCGAATCGGGCACGCTGGAGCTGCTGGCCGTGGGTACCGATGGTCAGCGCTGGAAGGTGGAGTTCGACGTCCGCAGCGCCGCCTGAGCATGAGCAAATACGTCGTCAGCATCGATCTTGGCACCACCAACACGGTGATGGCCTATGCGGAAGCCGGCAGCGCCGAGATCCGGCTGTTCGATATCGAGCAGCTGACGGCGCCCGGCGAGATCGGCGCAGCGACGCTGCTGCCTTCCCTGCGTTATCACCCGGCGCCGGGAGAGCTGGCGCACGGCGACCTGCAGCTGCCATGGCCGCAGCAGCGGGCGCCGGACGAGGCGCGGAACGAAGCGCAGGCGGTTGTCGGCGTCCTCGCGCGCAAGCTCGGTGCGCAGGTGCCGGGGCGTTTGGTCTCCAGCGCCAAGAGCTGGCTCTCGCATCCACAGGTCGACCGTATGGCGCCTGTTCTACCGTGGGGTGCGGAGGCCGGCGTGGCCAAGGTGTCGCCGGTGGCCGCCAGTGCCTCCTATCTTTCGCATTTGCGCAGCGCCTGGAATACACGTTTCCCTGCGCAGCCTTTGGAGCAGCAGCAGGTCGTTCTCACCATTCCGGCATCCTTCGATGAAGGCGCGCGCGCGCTGACGCTGGCAGCGGCACGCATGGCCGGGCTGACGTCCTTGCGCTTGCTGGAAGAACCGCAGGCGGCCTTCTATGACTGGCTGTTTAATCAGCGTGCCACGCTAGGCGAGCAATTGGCGGACACGCGCCTGGTGCTGGTGTGCGACGTCGGCGGCGGCACCACCGACTTCAGTTTGATGAAGGTGGAAAGCTCCGGTGGCGGCCAGCCGGCGATCAGCCGCATCGGCGTCGGCAATCACCTGATCCTCGGCGGCGACAATATGGACCTCGCGCTCGCCCACCTCGCCGAATCGCGCATGGGCGGCGAGCCGGGCGCGCGGCTGTCGGCCAGCCGCCTGTCGCAACTGGCCGAGCGTTGCCGCGCCGCCAAGGAGCTGCTGCTGGCGGCCGATGCGCCGGAGCGCACCACCGTCACGCTGCTAGGCTCAGGCTCGAAGCTGATCGGCGGTGCACGCTCGGCCGACCTGACGCGCGAAGAAGTCGCGGCGCTGGTGGTGGACGGCTTCTTCCCATTGAACGAAACGCAGGAGCCGGCCAAGCGCGGACGCGGCGCCTTCGTCGAATTCGGCCTGCCCTATGCCAGCGACGCGGCCATCACGCGGCATCTCGCGGAGTTTCTGCGCCAGCACGCCGCCACCGCGCGCGAGGCGATCGGCCTGCCGACGGACAGCGACGCCGTGCCGATTCCGGACACGCTGCTGCTCAACGGCGGCGTGTTCCGCGCCGACGCGCTGGCGCGCAGGCTGGAAACCGCACTCGCGGGCTGGCGCCAGCAGCCACTGCGCGTTCTGCACAATGACAATCCCGACGTCGCCGTCGCACGCGGCGGCGTCGCCTACGCCTTGGGCCAGGCCGGCCAGGCGCCGGTGATCGGCGGCGGTTCGGCGCGCAGTTACTTCCTGCTGCTGGACGACGCGGTCAAGCCGGGCCAGGCGCGCCGCGCCGTCTGCATCCTGGCGCGCGGCGCCGCCGAAAACCGCGAAGTGCTGCTGGCCGACCGCAGCTTCGCGCTGCGCCTCGGGCGTCCGGTGCGCTTCCACCTCGCTTCGTCGACAGCGGAAGCGCCGCAAGCCGGCGATGTGGTGGAGTTGCAGCCGGACGATTACATCGAGCTGCCGCCCATTGCCACAGTCCTGCGCGACAGCAGCAGCGCCGACGCACGCAAGGAAATCCCGGTGCAGCTGGCGGCCACGCTGAGCGAAGTCGGTACCCTCGAAGTGCACTGCGTCGCCAAAGACGATGCGCAACGCTGGCTGCTGGAGTTCCAGCTGCGCGGCGACGCCGCAGCGGAACCAGCGGAAGCCGACAGCGAACAAACGGCGATGCCTGCCGGCCTGGCCGCCGCCATCGAAAAGATCGACCGTATCTTCGGCAGCCGCGCGCAGCAGGTCGATCCCAGGGAAGTGAAACAACTGCGTGCGCAACTGGAGCATCTGCTGGGCAGCCGTGAAAGCTGGGCCACACCCCTGTTGCGCCGCCTGTTCGATGCGCTGATGGAGCGCGCCAAGGGGCGCCGCCGCTCGTCCGAGCATGAACGGACGTGGCTCAACTTGAGCGGCTACTGCCTGCGTCCCGGCTTCGGCCACACGCTGGACGAATGGCGCATCGAACAGCTGTGGGCCGTGTTTGAAGGCGGCGTGCAAAACCACAAGGACAGCCAAGTGTGCGCCGAATGGTGGACGCTGTGGCGCCGCGTCTCCGGCGGCTTAAGCGTGGATGCGCAGCTGCGTGTGCTGGACGATTTCGCTTTCAACGTACAGGCCGACGCCGCAGAGCGCGGCCGCCGAACCGTCACGCTGGTCAACGGCAGCGAGGAAGACATGCTGCGCCTGGGCGCTTCGCTGGAGCGCATTCCCGGCAACTACAAGGCCGAAATTGGCGCGTGGATGCTGGAGCAACTGCACCGGGCCGGCAAGTCCGCAAGCAAAGCCGCCGCCAACAAGACCCGCAGCGGCGCCGCCGATCTGGCGAAGGCCGAGGCGACACAAGGCCGCTTCCTGTGGGGTCTGAGCCGCGTCGGCGCGCGCCAACCTTTCCACGGCAGCGCGCACGACGTCGTCGAGACGTCCATCGTCGAGCAATGGCTGGGCGCCGTGCTGGCATTGGATTGGAAGAAGGTGGAACCGGCCGGCTTTGCCGCAGCCCATCTGGCGCGCATGACCGGCGACCGCGCGCGCGACATCGATGAAAAGCTGCGCGCCGAAGTGCTGCGCCGATTGAGCGGCGTAGGCGCTCCGGTCAACTGGAGCGCCATGGTGCGCGAGGTGATGCAGCTCGACCAGTCCGACGAAAAACGCATGCTGGGCGACGCCCTGCCGCCTGGCCTCAAACTGATTGCTTGACGTAGCCCGCCTGCTGCGCCACGAAGCCGTCGAACGCTTCGATCAGCGGATTGAATTTGTTGATATCGTTTTCCAGCTGCGCCAGTGCGTAGACGGTGGCTTCCAGCGTCGATAGCTGATCCGGCAGGTGCGCCTTGCGTATCAGGTAGTGCGACGGCGGCGTGTCGCGTAAAGGCAGGCGCGGCAAGGTTTGCAGCGGAGGGTTCAGGTAGAGCATCTTGCGGCTTTTGCGCCAGGTGCCGTCGAGCACCACCAGGCGCAGCGGCTGATCCAGCCACGCAGGATCGAAGGGCTGCGGCGCGGCCAGGCCGAGGGCGGCGTCTTCGGTTTCCGGATACAGCAGCACGCTGCGCCGCTGCCGCGACAGCCACGCCAGCAACTGCGCTTGGTCGAATTGCTCCCCGACTTCCAGACGGCTGTTGGACAAGCTCAAATGCAGCAGGCGCGCGCTGCCCTTGGCGTTGCCGACTTCCATGGGATGTTGAAGAATCAGGACTTCCACCTGACTGGGCAGCGCCGTCACCCAGCGGCAGATGCAGGTCTGCCGGGGGCGCAGGCATGCGACGCACATGGCGCGCCGCGCGGGGACTTCAGTGCTGGCGGTATTCATAGCCCGCTATTGTACTGCGGTTGTATGGCTAAACCTTTAGCTTAAAACTCCTCCCAGCCATCGGCGCCGTTGGCATCGCTGGTGGCGACTGCGGTCTTGCGCTGCGCAGCCACAGGCTTGGCCACGGCCACCGCAGTTGTGCGGCGTGGCAAGGCCTTGGCCGGCGCCGACACCTTTGCCCGCGCTGGCCTCGACAAAGCCGGTGCCGCGCTCATACCGTCAAGCTTGAACACGCTCACCACGTCGGCCAGCTTGGCCGATTGCTCCTGCATCGATTCAGCCGCCGCCGCCGCTTCCTCGACCAGCGCGGCATTCTGCTGCGTTACCTGGTCCATCTGCGTGATGGCGTCGTTCACCTGCGCGATGCCGAGGCTTTGCTCTTCGCTGGCATTGCTGATCTGCGTCATGATCTGCGTGACGCGGCTGATGCTCTGGACGATTTCGTCCATCGTCTGGCCGGCCTTGTCGACCAGCTCGGAGCCGATCTGCACCTTCTGCACCGAATCGTTGATCAGTCCTTTGATGTCCTTGGCGGCGGCGGCGGAGCGCTGCGCCAGGTTGCGCACTTCCGAGGCCACCACCGCAAAGCCGCGTCCCTGCTCGCCGGCGCGCGCGGCTTCCACCGCCGCATTCAGCGCCAGAATATTGGTCTGGAAGGCGATGCCGTCGATGACCGAAATGATGTCCACGATCTTGCGCGACGAATCATTGATGGAGCCCATGGTGTTGACCACCTCGCCCACCACCGAACCGCCGCGCGTGGCGATCTCCGACGCGCTGATCGCCAGCGCGTTGGCTTGCCGCGCGTTCTCCGCGTTGAAGCGCACGGTGGACGTCAGCTGCTCCATCGAGGACGCGGTTTCCTCCAGCGAGCTGGCTTGTTCCTCGGTGCGCGAGGACAGGTCCTGGTTGCCGGCGGCGATTTCGGTGGAAGCCGTCGCTATCAGATCGGTGCCATTGCGCACCTGGCCGACGATGTTCACTAGGTTGGTGTTCATGGTCTTCAATGCGTTCATCAGTTGACCGGTTTCGTCGTTGCTGTGGACCTGGATGTCGCTGGTCAGGTCGCCCGAAGACACCGTCTCGGCCACCTTCACCGCCTCATTGATCGGCTGCGTGATGGTGCGCGTGATCCACCATGCGGCAAATGCACCCATCGCAATCGCCGCCACGCCGAGCAGCACCAGCAAGGTGCGGCCGCTCTGATACTGATGCTGGATCTCTACCGCCGTCGCATCGAGCGAGGCGGCCTGCTTGTCGGAGAAGGCCTTCAGCGCCGAAAGGTAGCGGATGCGGCTCTGGGTCATCTCGCCTTCATAGATTTTGGCCGCGCCTTCAAGGTCGCCGGCGTTCTTGGCGGTGAACACGGCTTTGCGGAAATCGGTGTAGGTTTTGCGCGTGTCGAGTACCTGCTTGAAGACGGGCTTGAGCTCCTCGTCATCGATGTTGGCGCCGATCTGGTCCTGAATCTGCGTGGCGCGGCCGGACGATTCGGCCATCAGCGCTTCGAGTTTTTTCTGGTCCGCAGCGTCTTTCACCATGAATGCACCGGTGGTCCGCGCGGCATTCACTTCGATGATCTTGCCCCACTCCGCAATCATGCGCTGATCGCGGATTTTCACGTTGATCATTTCATCGGTCTTGCTGCTGGCGCTGCTCAGGCGCAGCAAGCCGATGGCGGTCATCGCAACCAGCAGTAATAAAATAAGCGAGAAACCGAAGCCCAAGCGGGTGCCGATCTTGAGATTGTTCATAGCGAACTCCCTAGCGAATAGTCTGGATTGCCCAGTTTATGCTAGCACTATTTGTCCACAATCTATAGCATCAAAAGAAATATTTAGCGCTGCGGCGCAGCATTACCCCGTGGATGAGGCCCCCAGCAAGTCCTCTACGCCGGCCACTGCGGCGGGATCCTTGATCACGGCGCGCAGCCAGACGTGCAGCGGCATGTCGCCCCAACTGGCCGCGCGCTCGGCCAGATAGGCAACCGGACTGTGCGGTTCGGTGCGGCGGAAAAAGTCGGCGATCAGGCGCAATTGCTGGAGCGCTTGCGTGCGACTTTGCAGGCCGGCGCCGTGCAACATGGCCGGGCTGGCAAGGTTGGCGTCATCGGGATTGCCGCCCGCATCGGCTGCGGCGAACTGGATATGCGGCGCCAGATGGCGGATCACGGCCTGCACCGCCTCCTTCGCGGGCGTGAAGCCGGGACCATCGGCGCCCAGTTGCGTATCCACCACGCGCTCGAACGCGGTCAGCGCTTCCAGGCAGAATTCAGCGTCGGCCAAGACCGGCGCGGCGCATTCCTGCACCAGCGCCGGTGTGCGGCTGAGCAGCCAAAACAGGTTGCCGATGCGTTGATCGTAGTCGCCGTCGTCGACCAGCGGATACAAGTCGGTCCAATACTGCTCGCACAAGCCGGCCAGCACCGCATAGCCCTCGCCCAGACCGCGCAAGCCGCGCGTCTTGGCCAGCGCTTCGGCCAGCCAAGCAGCCAGTTGCAGATGCTTGCTGCGCGTGGCGATCAGTTGCGCGCAGCGGCTGGCGACGAAGGACCAATCGGCTTCCTTCAGCGCGGTTTCCCATTCGCCCTGGTCCAGCGTGGGATCGTCGTGCTGGCGTGCTTGCGCCACCTCGTCCACCTCGCGGCTGAAGGACAGGTCGTCGCCGCAGCGCCGCTCCGCGCTGACCGGTTGCAGCAGTTGATCGATGCTGAGCATGGCGGTCTCCTATTTGACGATGTATTTGAACTGGCCCTTGCTGTTGGCGCTGACCTTGATGCGGCCGATGCGCTCTTCCTGCGCCATCTTCTCCAGCACCGCCTGGGCGATTTCCGGCAGCAGCGTGCCGTTGAGGATGTGGTCGACGTTGCGCGCGCCGGAATCGACTTCGGTGCAACGCGCCAGCACGGCCTCCACCAGCGACGGCTCGTAGGTGAATTCGGCGTGGTGGTGGTCGGCGATGCGCTGCGCGATGCGCGCCAGTTTCAGCGCGATGATCTGCGCCAGCACCGTATCGGGAATCGGGTAGTACGGCGCCACTTTCACGCGGCCGAGGAAGGCCGGCTTGAAATGCTTGACCAGTTGCGGACGCAGCAGCTGCTCCAGCGCTTCCGCATCGGGCGGCGCCGCCTTGTTCAGACAGGCCTGCATGATGATGGCGGAACCGGCGTTGGCGGTGGCGATGATGATGGTGTTGCGGAAGTCGATCTCGCGGCCTTCGGCATCGTCCATCACGCCCTTGTCGAACACCTGGACCAGGGCAGCTCATACAAGGCGCGCGAGCCGGCAACGATGCCGAGCTTGGAGCCCTTGATGGTGTCGATCGCCTTGAGCATGCTGTCGCGTATGGCCTTGACCTCGGCGGCGCAGGGATCGGCGTTGGTCGGGCTGATGACCTCTTCAAGCCGGACCGACTCGCGGCTTGCGCGCCAGCGTCGCCACCACCACACGGCGCCGGCCAGCGCCAGCATCAGCGCGATGGCGCCCAGCGCCCAGATCAGCGCCAGTTCCAGCACTTGCGCGCCCAGATAAAAGAGCGCCGCCATCGCCGTCAGGCCGATGATGGTGAGGTGGCGGCTGTCGGTCAGAAAATCCCAGATTCGACGCATCATAGATCGTGTCCGGCGAAGATGACGGCGCCCAGACAGCAGGCGGACCGATCAATGGTGCCACCAACAAAGCCGGCATTTCTTGCGCGAGCGCA is a genomic window containing:
- the tssA gene encoding type VI secretion system protein TssA, which encodes MLSIDQLLQPVSAERRCGDDLSFSREVDEVAQARQHDDPTLDQGEWETALKEADWSFVASRCAQLIATRSKHLQLAAWLAEALAKTRGLRGLGEGYAVLAGLCEQYWTDLYPLVDDGDYDQRIGNLFWLLSRTPALVQECAAPVLADAEFCLEALTAFERVVDTQLGADGPGFTPAKEAVQAVIRHLAPHIQFAAADAGGNPDDANLASPAMLHGAGLQSRTQALQQLRLIADFFRRTEPHSPVAYLAERAASWGDMPLHVWLRAVIKDPAAVAGVEDLLGASSTG
- a CDS encoding DTW domain-containing protein gives rise to the protein MNTASTEVPARRAMCVACLRPRQTCICRWVTALPSQVEVLILQHPMEVGNAKGSARLLHLSLSNSRLEVGEQFDQAQLLAWLSRQRRSVLLYPETEDAALGLAAPQPFDPAWLDQPLRLVVLDGTWRKSRKMLYLNPPLQTLPRLPLRDTPPSHYLIRKAHLPDQLSTLEATVYALAQLENDINKFNPLIEAFDGFVAQQAGYVKQSV
- a CDS encoding methyl-accepting chemotaxis protein — translated: MNNLKIGTRLGFGFSLILLLLVAMTAIGLLRLSSASSKTDEMINVKIRDQRMIAEWGKIIEVNAARTTGAFMVKDAADQKKLEALMAESSGRATQIQDQIGANIDDEELKPVFKQVLDTRKTYTDFRKAVFTAKNAGDLEGAAKIYEGEMTQSRIRYLSALKAFSDKQAASLDATAVEIQHQYQSGRTLLVLLGVAAIAMGAFAAWWITRTITQPINEAVKVAETVSSGDLTSDIQVHSNDETGQLMNALKTMNTNLVNIVGQVRNGTDLIATASTEIAAGNQDLSSRTEEQASSLEETASSMEQLTSTVRFNAENARQANALAISASEIATRGGSVVGEVVNTMGSINDSSRKIVDIISVIDGIAFQTNILALNAAVEAARAGEQGRGFAVVASEVRNLAQRSAAAAKDIKGLINDSVQKVQIGSELVDKAGQTMDEIVQSISRVTQIMTQISNASEEQSLGIAQVNDAITQMDQVTQQNAALVEEAAAAAESMQEQSAKLADVVSVFKLDGMSAAPALSRPARAKVSAPAKALPRRTTAVAVAKPVAAQRKTAVATSDANGADGWEEF
- a CDS encoding Hsp70 family protein produces the protein MSDPRYAIGIDLGTTHSALSYVNLQASDGEKTQHGVLAIPQLTAPGTVEELPLLPSFLYLPHADELAPGENKLPWQQNAEEQTGVAGEMARSRGATTPIRLVSSAKSWLSHPGVDRRSALLPNDAPEEVTRVSPLQASTRYLSHLRKAWDQAHPDAPFGEQSVTVTIPASFDPGARELTAEAARAAGYTNLTLLEEPQAALYSWIQGSEGRWRKEVKPGDVILVVDVGGGTSDFSLIAVLERDGVLEPHRIAVGDHILLGGDNMDLALAHLVARKLAANGTQLDAWQMRALTYGCRSAKEKLLADETVATWPIVVPSRGSKLIGGSIRTELTRDEVTTFILDGFFPQVDAAARPAVRTRAGLTQLGLPYAQDAGVTRHLAAFLARQVGATAELEGYAGKQRAEVANANVSFLHPTAVLFNGGVFKSDLLAQRIMGTLNDWLYMEGAEPARRLAGADLDLAVARGAAYYSYVRRGSGVRIRGGTARSYYVAIESAMPAIPGMEPPIQALCVAPFGMEEGSEIELPNQEFGLVVGEPVQFRFFGSSVRRQDQIGDLLDFWGPDELIEMNQIQANLSPEGRQAGDVVQVRLHAMATESGTLELLAVGTDGQRWKVEFDVRSAA
- a CDS encoding DUF2760 domain-containing protein, with protein sequence MNHSNQPLPSFFSRISIAIGAFFRALSDAEYAARLNRIDATPQPSAAPVAPAPAPAPAPAPAPVPAPVTLRVATPDAALQLLSLFQREARLIDFTQENLSTYSDADIGAAARVVHEGCAKVLREHFTIQPVRSEAEGSRIELPEGFDAAAVRLTGNVVGKAPFRGALSHRGWRSAEVRLPKLAEAHDASILAPAEVEL
- a CDS encoding hsp70 family protein, translated to MSKYVVSIDLGTTNTVMAYAEAGSAEIRLFDIEQLTAPGEIGAATLLPSLRYHPAPGELAHGDLQLPWPQQRAPDEARNEAQAVVGVLARKLGAQVPGRLVSSAKSWLSHPQVDRMAPVLPWGAEAGVAKVSPVAASASYLSHLRSAWNTRFPAQPLEQQQVVLTIPASFDEGARALTLAAARMAGLTSLRLLEEPQAAFYDWLFNQRATLGEQLADTRLVLVCDVGGGTTDFSLMKVESSGGGQPAISRIGVGNHLILGGDNMDLALAHLAESRMGGEPGARLSASRLSQLAERCRAAKELLLAADAPERTTVTLLGSGSKLIGGARSADLTREEVAALVVDGFFPLNETQEPAKRGRGAFVEFGLPYASDAAITRHLAEFLRQHAATAREAIGLPTDSDAVPIPDTLLLNGGVFRADALARRLETALAGWRQQPLRVLHNDNPDVAVARGGVAYALGQAGQAPVIGGGSARSYFLLLDDAVKPGQARRAVCILARGAAENREVLLADRSFALRLGRPVRFHLASSTAEAPQAGDVVELQPDDYIELPPIATVLRDSSSADARKEIPVQLAATLSEVGTLEVHCVAKDDAQRWLLEFQLRGDAAAEPAEADSEQTAMPAGLAAAIEKIDRIFGSRAQQVDPREVKQLRAQLEHLLGSRESWATPLLRRLFDALMERAKGRRRSSEHERTWLNLSGYCLRPGFGHTLDEWRIEQLWAVFEGGVQNHKDSQVCAEWWTLWRRVSGGLSVDAQLRVLDDFAFNVQADAAERGRRTVTLVNGSEEDMLRLGASLERIPGNYKAEIGAWMLEQLHRAGKSASKAAANKTRSGAADLAKAEATQGRFLWGLSRVGARQPFHGSAHDVVETSIVEQWLGAVLALDWKKVEPAGFAAAHLARMTGDRARDIDEKLRAEVLRRLSGVGAPVNWSAMVREVMQLDQSDEKRMLGDALPPGLKLIA